From one Rhodamnia argentea isolate NSW1041297 chromosome 1, ASM2092103v1, whole genome shotgun sequence genomic stretch:
- the LOC115740118 gene encoding filament-like plant protein 7 isoform X1, protein MDHKAWLWKKKTPEKTIANDQVDLPLNANTEQQVQVASIDKAELEKELKHLTDKLSYVLSECNTKDELVKKHEKMAQEAMAGWEQTETEVVSLRKRLEESLKERLAGEERLAHLDAALKECMQQLHFVREEQEKRIHDAVMKTSKEFEKSQVVLEGKLEETNKRLAKMGIENSHLSKSLVSKEKLVEDLNKQRKRAEADIGILMARLESIKKDNNSLKYEVHVLEKELEIRNEEREFNRRTADVSHKQHLESVKKIAKLESECQRLRLLVRKRLPGPAAVAKMKNEVEMLGRDSARTRKINTGQIGSMSDFAVDNCPETPSKRISILTEQLIVMEEGNKALKEALSKKERELHISRVLNVHTGSKLPQIDSQVEGSLKGQKGVDMTRNTHLSHEPSLASVSDIGSDDKVSCAESWATALISELENVRNEKQRRSVSSKTIGASDISLMDDFVEMEKLAIVSADDRSRADQESHSTGTILVNVPEWLQQILKVVLEQHQSTERRLDEILEDVRITLAHVHRQNPGKFGDKMERASNNENNLFKPSNSSLRLGLSPKIVDPDFLSVGKSNQKVKPDLSKSMSKIIELMESISLPSQNSENPDTSLKNERNFSSNKSSETHTGYMVRIFQWKTSELGDVLEHFLRTCHDLSNEKADLCNFFKELASALEWVLNHCFSLQDVSSMRDEIMQNIDWDESRSEGEVEAGIIHKLSDADNLHIPIKQLCISTNSVGDNINISQLGELQSDEHKKLEKNLEKMESAKEGLEGQLQSAIGENGSLIDQLEASKETIESLHMELNSLKESNGLAEDQIVNHKLSYEDLDRQLAVAKVELNEARQQFSSLEVELENKSSCCDELEATCLDLQLQLESMKKDESLKNDIIQEGKQLRTNWEITSASERLAECQETILNLGKQLKALASPKDAALFDKIVPTPKDADSSIATNSIAIMIRESPKNKSMARRSSLLDKMLAEDNANATNLKSSDMKGENNHCSILLGGLMEPSEKLLSSNGTKPTDVDEPVGSLAIMPLRKRGAGSLWRKLLWRKKKVNSNKPSLPFNH, encoded by the exons GTACAGGTGGCTTCAATTGATAAAGCAGAGTTGGAGAAAGAATTGAAACATTTGACTGATAAGCTTTCTTATGTTCTTTCCGAATGTAACACCAAAGACGAGCTtgtaaaaaaacatgaaaagatggctcaagaagctatggcgG GATGGGAGCAAACGGAAACTGAAGTGGTTTCTCTAAGAAAGAGGCTAGAGGAATCATTGAAGGAGAGACTAGCTGGTGAAGAGAGACTCGCACATCTTGATGCAGCTCTGAAAGAATGTATGCAGCAACTGCATTTTGTCAGAGAGGAGCAGGAAAAAAGAATTCATGATGCTGTTATGAAGACGTCAAAGGAGTTTGAAAAGTCCCAAGTAGTTTTGGAAGGGAAATTagaagaaacaaacaaaaggcTTGCCAAGATGGGCATTGAGAATAGTCATCTCAGTAAATCTCTAGTATCCAAGGAAAAATTGGTTGAAGACTTAAATAAACAGCGAAAGCGGGCTGAGGCAGATATTGGTATCCTAATGGCTAGACTCGAATCCATCAAGAAAGATAATAATTCTCTCAAATATGAGGTCCATGTTCTTGAGAAAGAGCTTGAGATTCggaatgaggagagagaattCAATCGTAGGACAGCTGATGTGTCTCACAAGCAACACCTCGAGAGTGTGAAGAAAATCGCAAAGTTAGAATCAGAATGTCAGAGGTTACGTCTATTAGTTCGGAAAAGGTTACCAGGACCGGCAGCCGTAGCTAAAATGAAAAACGAAGTTGAAATGCTTGGAAGGGATTCAGCCCGGACGAGGAAAATAAATACCGGGCAAATAGGTTCCATGTCAGACTTTGCAGTCGATAACTGTCCTGAGACACCTAGTAAGAGAATCAGCATTCTCACAGAGCAGTTAATTGTCATGGAGGAAGGGAACAAAGCTCTCAAAGAAGCTCTAAGTAAGAAAGAAAGGGAACTTCATATCTCTAGGGTCCTGAATGTTCACACAGGTTCCAAATTACCACAGATTGACTCACAGGTTGAAGGATCACTAAAAGGTCAGAAGGGTGTGGACATGACAAGGAACACTCATTTGTCACATGAACCATCTCTGGCGTCAGTATCTGATATTGGCAGTGATGATAAGGTAAGTTGTGCTGAATCGTGGGCAACTGCTCTAATTTCAGAATTGGAGAATGTCCGTAACGAGAAACAGAGGCGGTCGGTATCCTCCAAAACTATTGGAGCTTCTGATATCAGCTTAATGGACGACTTTGTTGAAATGGAAAAGTTAGCAATTGTCTCTGCAGATGATAGATCAAGGGCAGACCAGGAATCCCATTCCACTGGTACAATCCTTGTTAACGTTCCTGAATGGCTTCAACAGATACTGAAAGTGGTTCTGGAGCAACATCAGTCCACTGAAAGACGCCTGGATGAAATACTTGAGGATGTTAGAATTACTTTGGCTCATGTCCACCGTCAAAACCCCGGAAAGTTTGGAGATAAAATGGAAAGGGCAAGTAACAACGAGAATAACTTATTTAAGCCTTCTAATAGTTCTTTGAGGTTGGGATTATCTCCTAAAATCGTTGACCCTGATTTCTTGTCAGTGGGAAAGAGCAATCAGAAGGTAAAGCCAGATTTGAGCAAATCAATGTCTAAAATAATTGAGCTTATGGAGAGTATTAGTCTTCCTTCTCAAAACTCAGAAAATCCGGATACATCTTTGAAGAACGAAAGGAATTTTTCTTCCAATAAGAGTTCAGAAACACACACAGGCTACATGGTTCGCATTTTCCAATGGAAAACTTCAGAACTTGGCGATGTCTTAGAGCACTTTCTCCGTACTTGTCATGATCTTTCGAATGAAAAAGCTGATctctgtaatttttttaaagaattagcTTCAGCTTTGGAATGGGTTCTGAACCACTGTTTTTCCCTTCAAGATGTTTCAAGCATGAGGGATGAGATTATGCAAAATATCGATTGGGATGAATCGAGAAGTGAAGGTGAAGTAGAAGCAGGAATTATACATAAGCTATCTGATGCAGATAATTTGCATATTCCCATCAAACAACTTTGTATCTCTACTAATTCTGTAGGTGACAATATCAATATATCTCAGCTGGGAGAACTCCAATCTGATGAACACAAAAAGTTGGAGAAAAATCTGGAAAAGATGGAATCGGCAAAGGAAGGTTTGGAAGGTCAGCTCCAGTCTGCTATAGGTGAAAATGGATCTTTGATAGATCAACTTGAAGCATCCAAAGAAACTATTGAGAGCTTGCACATGGAACTGAACAGCTTGAAAGAATCGAACGGTTTGGCTGAGGACCAGATTGTAAATCACAAGTTGAGTTATGAAGATCTTGATAGACAGCTTGCCGTGGCCAAAGTTGAACTAAATGAGGCTCGTCAACAGTTCTCTTCACTAGAAGTGGAACTGGAGAATAAGAGCAGCTGCTGTGACGAACTGGAGGCCACATGTCTTGACTTGCAATTGCAGCTGGAAAG TATGAAGAAGGATGAGAGTCTGAAAAATGACATCATTCAGGAAGGAAAGCAACTACGAACT AACTGGGAGATCACATCTGCTTCTGAAAGATTAGCAGAGTGCCAAGAAACCATTTTGAACTTGGGGAAGCAGTTGAAAGCTTTGGCTTCACCAAAAGATGCTGCTCTCTTTGATAAGATCGTTCCTACTCCAAAAGATGCAGACTCCAGCATCGCCACCAATAGCATCGCGATAATGATTCGAGAGTCACCCAAGAACAAGAGTATGGCCCGTCGCTCTTCTTTGTTGGACAAAATGCTTGCAGAGGATAATGCCAATGCTACGAACCTAAAATCCTCCGACATGAAGGGAGAGAACAACCATTGTTCTATCCTCCTGGGTGGATTGATGGAGCCTTCAGAGAAGCTTCTCAGTTCAAATGGAACTAAACCGACAGACGTCGACGAACCTGTTGGTTCTTTGGCCATCATGCCACTGAGAAAACGGGGAGCTGGGAGTCTGTGGAGAAAGCTTCtatggagaaagaagaaagttaaCAGCAACAAACCATCTCTTCCATTTAATCATTGA
- the LOC115740118 gene encoding filament-like plant protein 7 isoform X2 yields the protein MAQEAMAGWEQTETEVVSLRKRLEESLKERLAGEERLAHLDAALKECMQQLHFVREEQEKRIHDAVMKTSKEFEKSQVVLEGKLEETNKRLAKMGIENSHLSKSLVSKEKLVEDLNKQRKRAEADIGILMARLESIKKDNNSLKYEVHVLEKELEIRNEEREFNRRTADVSHKQHLESVKKIAKLESECQRLRLLVRKRLPGPAAVAKMKNEVEMLGRDSARTRKINTGQIGSMSDFAVDNCPETPSKRISILTEQLIVMEEGNKALKEALSKKERELHISRVLNVHTGSKLPQIDSQVEGSLKGQKGVDMTRNTHLSHEPSLASVSDIGSDDKVSCAESWATALISELENVRNEKQRRSVSSKTIGASDISLMDDFVEMEKLAIVSADDRSRADQESHSTGTILVNVPEWLQQILKVVLEQHQSTERRLDEILEDVRITLAHVHRQNPGKFGDKMERASNNENNLFKPSNSSLRLGLSPKIVDPDFLSVGKSNQKVKPDLSKSMSKIIELMESISLPSQNSENPDTSLKNERNFSSNKSSETHTGYMVRIFQWKTSELGDVLEHFLRTCHDLSNEKADLCNFFKELASALEWVLNHCFSLQDVSSMRDEIMQNIDWDESRSEGEVEAGIIHKLSDADNLHIPIKQLCISTNSVGDNINISQLGELQSDEHKKLEKNLEKMESAKEGLEGQLQSAIGENGSLIDQLEASKETIESLHMELNSLKESNGLAEDQIVNHKLSYEDLDRQLAVAKVELNEARQQFSSLEVELENKSSCCDELEATCLDLQLQLESMKKDESLKNDIIQEGKQLRTNWEITSASERLAECQETILNLGKQLKALASPKDAALFDKIVPTPKDADSSIATNSIAIMIRESPKNKSMARRSSLLDKMLAEDNANATNLKSSDMKGENNHCSILLGGLMEPSEKLLSSNGTKPTDVDEPVGSLAIMPLRKRGAGSLWRKLLWRKKKVNSNKPSLPFNH from the exons atggctcaagaagctatggcgG GATGGGAGCAAACGGAAACTGAAGTGGTTTCTCTAAGAAAGAGGCTAGAGGAATCATTGAAGGAGAGACTAGCTGGTGAAGAGAGACTCGCACATCTTGATGCAGCTCTGAAAGAATGTATGCAGCAACTGCATTTTGTCAGAGAGGAGCAGGAAAAAAGAATTCATGATGCTGTTATGAAGACGTCAAAGGAGTTTGAAAAGTCCCAAGTAGTTTTGGAAGGGAAATTagaagaaacaaacaaaaggcTTGCCAAGATGGGCATTGAGAATAGTCATCTCAGTAAATCTCTAGTATCCAAGGAAAAATTGGTTGAAGACTTAAATAAACAGCGAAAGCGGGCTGAGGCAGATATTGGTATCCTAATGGCTAGACTCGAATCCATCAAGAAAGATAATAATTCTCTCAAATATGAGGTCCATGTTCTTGAGAAAGAGCTTGAGATTCggaatgaggagagagaattCAATCGTAGGACAGCTGATGTGTCTCACAAGCAACACCTCGAGAGTGTGAAGAAAATCGCAAAGTTAGAATCAGAATGTCAGAGGTTACGTCTATTAGTTCGGAAAAGGTTACCAGGACCGGCAGCCGTAGCTAAAATGAAAAACGAAGTTGAAATGCTTGGAAGGGATTCAGCCCGGACGAGGAAAATAAATACCGGGCAAATAGGTTCCATGTCAGACTTTGCAGTCGATAACTGTCCTGAGACACCTAGTAAGAGAATCAGCATTCTCACAGAGCAGTTAATTGTCATGGAGGAAGGGAACAAAGCTCTCAAAGAAGCTCTAAGTAAGAAAGAAAGGGAACTTCATATCTCTAGGGTCCTGAATGTTCACACAGGTTCCAAATTACCACAGATTGACTCACAGGTTGAAGGATCACTAAAAGGTCAGAAGGGTGTGGACATGACAAGGAACACTCATTTGTCACATGAACCATCTCTGGCGTCAGTATCTGATATTGGCAGTGATGATAAGGTAAGTTGTGCTGAATCGTGGGCAACTGCTCTAATTTCAGAATTGGAGAATGTCCGTAACGAGAAACAGAGGCGGTCGGTATCCTCCAAAACTATTGGAGCTTCTGATATCAGCTTAATGGACGACTTTGTTGAAATGGAAAAGTTAGCAATTGTCTCTGCAGATGATAGATCAAGGGCAGACCAGGAATCCCATTCCACTGGTACAATCCTTGTTAACGTTCCTGAATGGCTTCAACAGATACTGAAAGTGGTTCTGGAGCAACATCAGTCCACTGAAAGACGCCTGGATGAAATACTTGAGGATGTTAGAATTACTTTGGCTCATGTCCACCGTCAAAACCCCGGAAAGTTTGGAGATAAAATGGAAAGGGCAAGTAACAACGAGAATAACTTATTTAAGCCTTCTAATAGTTCTTTGAGGTTGGGATTATCTCCTAAAATCGTTGACCCTGATTTCTTGTCAGTGGGAAAGAGCAATCAGAAGGTAAAGCCAGATTTGAGCAAATCAATGTCTAAAATAATTGAGCTTATGGAGAGTATTAGTCTTCCTTCTCAAAACTCAGAAAATCCGGATACATCTTTGAAGAACGAAAGGAATTTTTCTTCCAATAAGAGTTCAGAAACACACACAGGCTACATGGTTCGCATTTTCCAATGGAAAACTTCAGAACTTGGCGATGTCTTAGAGCACTTTCTCCGTACTTGTCATGATCTTTCGAATGAAAAAGCTGATctctgtaatttttttaaagaattagcTTCAGCTTTGGAATGGGTTCTGAACCACTGTTTTTCCCTTCAAGATGTTTCAAGCATGAGGGATGAGATTATGCAAAATATCGATTGGGATGAATCGAGAAGTGAAGGTGAAGTAGAAGCAGGAATTATACATAAGCTATCTGATGCAGATAATTTGCATATTCCCATCAAACAACTTTGTATCTCTACTAATTCTGTAGGTGACAATATCAATATATCTCAGCTGGGAGAACTCCAATCTGATGAACACAAAAAGTTGGAGAAAAATCTGGAAAAGATGGAATCGGCAAAGGAAGGTTTGGAAGGTCAGCTCCAGTCTGCTATAGGTGAAAATGGATCTTTGATAGATCAACTTGAAGCATCCAAAGAAACTATTGAGAGCTTGCACATGGAACTGAACAGCTTGAAAGAATCGAACGGTTTGGCTGAGGACCAGATTGTAAATCACAAGTTGAGTTATGAAGATCTTGATAGACAGCTTGCCGTGGCCAAAGTTGAACTAAATGAGGCTCGTCAACAGTTCTCTTCACTAGAAGTGGAACTGGAGAATAAGAGCAGCTGCTGTGACGAACTGGAGGCCACATGTCTTGACTTGCAATTGCAGCTGGAAAG TATGAAGAAGGATGAGAGTCTGAAAAATGACATCATTCAGGAAGGAAAGCAACTACGAACT AACTGGGAGATCACATCTGCTTCTGAAAGATTAGCAGAGTGCCAAGAAACCATTTTGAACTTGGGGAAGCAGTTGAAAGCTTTGGCTTCACCAAAAGATGCTGCTCTCTTTGATAAGATCGTTCCTACTCCAAAAGATGCAGACTCCAGCATCGCCACCAATAGCATCGCGATAATGATTCGAGAGTCACCCAAGAACAAGAGTATGGCCCGTCGCTCTTCTTTGTTGGACAAAATGCTTGCAGAGGATAATGCCAATGCTACGAACCTAAAATCCTCCGACATGAAGGGAGAGAACAACCATTGTTCTATCCTCCTGGGTGGATTGATGGAGCCTTCAGAGAAGCTTCTCAGTTCAAATGGAACTAAACCGACAGACGTCGACGAACCTGTTGGTTCTTTGGCCATCATGCCACTGAGAAAACGGGGAGCTGGGAGTCTGTGGAGAAAGCTTCtatggagaaagaagaaagttaaCAGCAACAAACCATCTCTTCCATTTAATCATTGA